The Pochonia chlamydosporia 170 chromosome 1, whole genome shotgun sequence genome window below encodes:
- a CDS encoding Dpy-30 motif protein (similar to Metarhizium robertsii ARSEF 23 XP_007820535.2), protein MADDLPKSEATPEASLASPTMDKAPNSNPSTAQQPPAIDAPQKDVVMSDAPVEQAASPAPANLAPSPAPARTGTPAQGSRAPSVHPDPGFTMPSEAPAHGDSTRRYLNTKVTGVLLEGMKQLAKDQPNDPLRFLGEYLIQRSKELESTN, encoded by the exons ATGGCAGACGATTTACCGAAGTCAGAAGCAACACCAGAGGCTTCTCTCGCATCTCCTACTATGGACAAGGCTCCCAATAGCAACCCCTCCACAGCCCAGCAACCTCCAGCGATTGACGCGCCTCAAAAAGATGTTGTCATGTCCGATGCGCCAGTTGAGCAAGCCGCA TCACCGGCCCCGGCCAACCTAGCTCCCAGTCCAGCTCCCGCACGAACAGGTACACCAGCTCAAGGCTCTCGTGCTCCATCTGTACATCCAGACCCTGGTTTTACTATGCCTTCAGAGGCGCCGGCGCACGGTGACTCCACAAGAAGATATTTAAACACCAAAGTCACTGGAGTATTGCTCGAGGGTATGAAACAATTAGCAAAAGACCA ACCAAATGACCCTTTACGATTTCTGGGCGAGTATCTTATTCAGAGGTCAAAGGAATTAGAAAGTACAAATTGA
- a CDS encoding splicing factor 3B subunit 1 (similar to Aspergillus terreus NIH2624 XP_001208727.1) → MSDADYDTIAKLQRERATGKKSSRALDASSQRTDDRRQKLTDSADNELYERDGGDKFAGYHTSLPMGDDDEDMDEDNTRRLVGQYTASRDMIDEFARGSGVEEDDILAGKGEKSGRITDRETDYQKRRFNRVLTPTRADPFAENRQAGAAENGATYREIMEARELEKEEERVRQAIQAKMNGGEHDADAQPTLKDVDKENAEAGSTEAVAAGRKRKKRWDVSSTAAEEQTQDKSEEAKPKRSRWDQAPSIAGAEAVKKRSRWDQAPTATPMGNQGLATPMHPTQTPGALPPTFGTDVSARNLPLSDEELDMLLPGENEGYKILEPPPGYEPIRAPAHKLMATPAPATGFMMQDPDQVRLGGKPVPAELSGVGDLQFLKPEDMAYFGKLNDGADENAMSVEELKERKIMRLLLKIKNGTPPMRKTALRQITDNARNFGAGALFAQILPLLMEKSLEDQERHLLVKVIDRILYKLDDLVRPYVHRILVVIEPLLIDQDYYARVEGREIISNVAKAAGLATMISVMRPDIDHPDEYVRNTTARAFAVVASALTIPALLPFLRAVCRSKKSWHARHTGVKIVQQIAILMGCAVLPHLKGLVECIAPNLNDEQTKVRTVTSLAIAALAEASNPYGIESFDDILNPLWTGARKQRGKGLAGFLKAVGYIIPLMDEEYANYYTSQIMEILLREFSSPDEEMKKVVLKVVSQCAGTEGVTAGYLKEHVLDEFFKSFWVRRMALDKRNYKQVVETTFDIGQKVGVSEILERIVNNLKDESEAYRKMTVETTEKIVASLGAADIGERLEERLVDGILHAFQEQSVEDVVMLNGFGSVVNALGTRCKPYLPQIVGTIRWRLNNKSATVRQQAADLISRIAMVMQQCGEDALMGELGIILYEYLGEEYPEVLGSILGALRSIVTVVGISQMQPPIKDLLPRLTPILRNRHEKVQENTIDLVGRIADRGPESVNAREWMRICFELLDMLKAHKKGIRRAANNTFGFIAKAIGPQDVLATLLNNLRVQERQSRVNTAVAIGIVAETCAPFTVLPALMNEYRVPELNVQNGVLKSLSFLFEYIGEMAKDYVYAVTPLLEDALIDRDQVHRQTAASVVKHIALGVIGLGCEDAMVHLLNLLFPNLFETSPHVIDRIIEAVEAIRMAVGPGVVLNYVWAGLFHPARKVRTPYWRLYNDAYVQGADAMVPYYPNLDEEKIDRPELAIVL, encoded by the coding sequence ATGTCTGACGCAGATTATGACACGATCGCGAAGCTCCAGCGCGAGCGAGCTACTGGCAAGAAAAGTTCGCGCGCGCTGGATGCGTCATCTCAACGCACCGACGACAGAAGGCAGAAGCTCACGGACAGCGCGGATAATGAGTTGTATGAGCGTGATGGGGGCGATAAATTTGCAGGATACCATACATCCCTCCCGATgggggatgatgatgaggatatggACGAGGACAACACCAGGAGACTTGTGGGCCAGTATACGGCATCGCGAGACATGATTGATGAGTTTGCCAGGGGTAGCggggttgaagaagatgataTTCTAGCAGGAAAAGGCGAAAAGAGCGGGCGCATCACCGATCGCGAGACCGACTATCAAAAACGTCGCTTTAACCGAGTCCTGACTCCTACGAGAGCCGATCCTTTCGCGGAGAACCGACAGGCCGGCGCTGCCGAAAATGGCGCCACCTACCGGGAAATAATGGAGGCTCGCGAactggagaaggaggaggaacgCGTTCGACAGGCtatccaagccaagatgaacGGCGGCGAACATGATGCCGACGCTCAACCGACCCTGAAAGACGTGGACAAAGAGAACGCGGAGGCTGGATCCActgaagctgttgctgcagGACGAAAGCGCAAGAAGAGATGGGATGTATCCTCTACTGCGGCCGAAGAACAAACCCAGGATAAATCTGAAGAGGCGAAGCCAAAGCGCTCAAGATGGGATCAGGCGCCATCTATTGCAGGCGCAGAGGCTGTCAAGAAGCGCTCACGTTGGGACCAAGCTCCCACAGCGACGCCAATGGGTAACCAAGGACTGGCAACCCCAATGCATCCAACACAAACTCCTGGTGCTTTGCCACCAACCTTTGGAACTGATGTTTCTGCCCGAAATCTCCCGCTCAGCGACGAGGAGCTGGACATGTTGCTCCCGGGTGAAAATGAAGGATACAAGATTTTGGAGCCACCCCCTGGATATGAACCTATTCGCGCTCCGGCACATAAGCTCATGGCAACCCCGGCCCCTGCAACGGGGTTCATGATGCAGGATCCAGATCAAGTGCGGCTGGGAGGAAAGCCGGTACCAGCGGAGCTTTCTGGTGTAGGAGATTTACAGTTTCTCAAGCCAGAGGATATGGCATACTTCGGCAAGCTCAACGATGGAGCGGATGAGAATGCCATGTCCGTGGAAGAGCTAAAGGAGCGCAAAATCATGAGACTCTTGCTCAAAATCAAGAACGGAACACCGCCTATGAGAAAGACGGCCCTTCGACAAATTACAGACAATGCCAGGAACTTTGGTGCTGGAGCATTGTTTGCTCAGATTTTACCCCTCCTCATGGAGAAGTCACTAGAGGATCAAGAGCGACATCTTTTGGTCAAGGTTATTGACCGAATTCTCTACAAGTTGGACGACTTAGTTCGACCCTACGTTCACAGAATTCTCGTCGTCATTGAGCCACTGCTCATTGACCAAGACTATTACGCTCGAGTTGAAGGTCGTGAGATTATTTCCAATGTCGCCAAAGCCGCTGGTCTTGCCACCATGATCAGCGTGATGCGGCCCGATATTGACCACCCTGATGAATACGTTCGAAATACAACCGCTAGAGCGTTCGCAGTTGTGGCGTCTGCTCTGACCATCCCAGCTTTGCTACCATTCCTGCGAGCTGTCTGCCGAAGCAAGAAATCATGGCACGCTAGACATACCGGTGTCAAGATTGTCCAGCAAATTGCCATTCTAATGGGTTGCGCTGTTCTGCCTCATCTCAAAGGACTTGTTGAGTGCATCGCCCCCAACTTGAACGATGAGCAGACCAAAGTCAGAACCGTGACTAGtttggccattgctgctttGGCAGAGGCGTCCAACCCATATGGTATTGAAAGCTTCGATGATATTTTGAACCCTCTTTGGACAGGTGCTCGCAAGCAGCGCGGCAAGGGCCTTGCCGGTTTCCTCAAGGCCGTTGGATACATCATTCCTCTCATGGATGAAGAGTATGCCAATTACTACACAAGTCAGATCATGGAGATCCTGTTGCGAGAATTCTCTTCTCCAgacgaggagatgaagaaagTCGTCCTGAAGGTTGTGTCCCAGTGTGCAGGCACGGAAGGCGTTACTGCAGGCTATCTCAAGGAACACGTCCTCGACGAATTCTTCAAGAGCTTTTGGGTTAGgcgaatggccctcgacaAGCGCAATTATAAACAAGTTGTAGAAACTACTTTTGATATTGGACAAAAAGTCGGCGTCAGCGAGATTCTAGAGAGAATCGTCAACAATCTCAAGGACGAAAGTGAGGCGTACCGCAAAATGACGGTCGAAACCACGGAGAAGATTGTAGCGAGTCTCGGCGCTGCTGATATTGGTGAGCGCCTTGAGGAAAGACTTGTAGACGGTATCCTGCACGCATTCCAGGAACAGAGCGTTGAAGACGTTGTTATGCTCAACGGTTTCGGCTCTGTGGTCAACGCTCTAGGGACACGATGCAAGCCGTATCTGCCTCAGATTGTTGGCACCATTCGCTGGAGGTTGAACAACAAGTCTGCCACTGTGCGGCAACAGGCGGCCGATCTCATCTCGCGAATCGCCATGGTTATGCAGCAGTGTGGTGAAGACGCCCTCATGGGAGAGCTCGGCATCATTCTGTACGAGTACCTCGGTGAAGAGTATCCCGAAGTCCTTGGATCCATCTTGGGCGCTCTGCGATCCATCGTCACAGTCGTGGGTATCAGTCAAATGCAGCCTCCCATCAAGGACCTGCTGCCTCGTCTGACGCCCATTCTCCGCAATCGCCACGAAAAGGTCCAGGAAAACACCATCGATCTGGTGGGACGTATTGCGGATCGTGGGCCAGAGAGCGTCAACGCGCGTGAATGGATGCGAATCTGCTTCGAACTGCTGGACATGCTCAAAGCTCACAAGAAGGGTATCCGGCgagcagccaacaacaccttTGGTTTCATCGCCAAAGCCATTGGTCCCCAAGATGTCCTTGCAACACTATTAAACAACCTTCGTGTCCAGGAGCGTCAATCCCGAGTCAACACCGCCGTCGCAATCGGTATTGTCGCAGAGACTTGTGCCCCGTTCACAGTCCTCCCAGCCCTCATGAACGAGTACCGCGTCCCGGAGCTCAACGTCCAAAACGGCGTGCTCAAATCCCTCTCCTTCCTGTTCGAATATATTGGCGAAATGGCAAAGGATTACGTCTACGCCGTGACACCGCTCCTTGAAGATGCCCTCATCGACAGAGACCAAGTCCACCGACAAACCGCCGCCTCTGTCGTCAAACACATTGCCCTCGGCGTAATCGGACTCGGCTGCGAAGACGCCATGGTCCAtctcctcaacctcctcttccccaaTCTCTTCGAAACGAGTCCCCACGTCATCGACCGTATTATCGAAGCTGTCGAAGCTATCAGAATGGCCGTCGGGCCAGGCGTCGTCCTCAACTACGTCTGGGCAGGTCTCTTCCATCCTGCCCGCAAGGTCCGCACACCCTACTGGAGGCTCTACAACGATGCCTATGTCCAGGGCGCGGATGCCATGGTCCCCTATTACCCGAatttggatgaggagaagattGATAGACCGGAATTGGCGATTGTCCTGTAA
- a CDS encoding fanconi-associated nuclease 1 (similar to Coccidioides immitis RS XP_001245253.1) → MDAFVTKLSRTDTDDESSRSVSNYDSSGERAPKRVKRHEIRNSESDDSEDSTYDDDPQARTEQRANESEDVDTSKSNHATEFENALPPTQTDHDAIEQYEQMKSSQMKDEDGGTTEKTKPLWIKGRSSIYVDAFNLALDTVLEEESQLFDEKEMEVFRKWKELTYEAQYLYVRLFLRKTAAWHRASRLGYYSDISEPEEAIAELQSVRILPKIDNQDNEEMVPGFDLEKYSLGATFTFADASEDHIDNVEDAASLLFLDELKLLAKDAKIQGKNKAELIKGLCRMSQQQVGLMALGLSRQNSRDSDVSASDKDSAGPDDDSHLKRQSSNQTEHFLNKILAILGPCVRLSPLTFKLFERVHLVFYRSTEWTEKSLTTIILAKIARRNFPVYIVCRTSTIFASRLHLLEFEAAIRLEADVDNILESSGVPSEEELQSIMNTFEMVYPRWKQYVNEEGEKERMVYEMGEGAYLRRFNPAHSYTRIMVKAMWVLARRKEYAREHGLLEELLDQKLFHLARRGSWYQRKALLEEHYMPTVDDGRVTGDLEQRKKQWKRIAATTCESGLQDPNCHLIHHYDLQKRLIKLEKKLRIPRRLQHDFGHVRLAEPLEINVEGIQLKREVTPKPGAQQVSTKTIWLDELDTGGECSVEEMCLSYFRSEGWKGYHAEGGAIRTIFAYLFYDILFLYIPNVFQTEYQTCPLDLHTDAFFPARASEINHRLVEIANGDGERLLRQVWQREHERRTSVVGLNWDFDVEDMAELVRCFEGSALAAICKVMAQEYKHRGGGVPDLILWRVCDKSVEGGPGAPGAPPGAPPGAPRGEVMFAEVKSANDRLSDTQRLWIHVLTGAGVTVALCNAIAREVRDVG, encoded by the exons ATGGATGCGTTTGTCACAAAATTATCCAGAACTGACACTGATGATGAAAGCAGCAGGTCTGTGTCTAATTACGATAGCTCTGGTGAACGGGCACCAAAGCGCGTGAAGCGACATGAAATAAGGAACTCAGAATCTGATGACTCTGAAGATTCCACATATGACGATGATCCGCAGGCAAGGACTGAACAAAGGGCGAACGAAAGCGAGGATGTGGACACTTCAAAATCCAATCATGCAACTGAGTTCGAGAATGCCTTGCCCCCGACACAGACTGATCATGATGCAATTGAACAATACGAACAGATGAAGTCCTCTCAAATgaaggatgaagatggtgggACCACAGAAAAGACGAAACCGCTGTGGATTAAGGGACGAAGCTCAATATATGTGGATGCGTTTAACCTGGCATTGGATACTGTTCTAGAAGAAGAATCACAATTGTTTGACGAGAAAGAGATGGAAGTGTTTAGAAAATGGAAAGAGTTGACGTATGAAGCGCAGTATCT ATATGTTCGCCTGTTTCTGAGGAAGACTGCAGCATGGCATCGTGCCAGCCGCTTAGGATACTATTCTGATATCTCAGAACCAGAAGAAGCGATTGCGGAATTGCAGTCAGTAAGGATTCTGCCCAAAATAGACAACCAAGACAACGAAGAAATGGTCCCAGGATTTGACTTGGAAAAGTATAGCCTTGGAGCGACTTTTACATTTGCAGATGCTTCAGAGGACCACATTGATAATGTCGAAGACGCTGCGTCACTCTTGTTTTTGGATGAACTCAAGTTATTGGCAAAAGATGCCAAGATACAGGGAAAGAATAAAGCAGAACTCATCAAGGGGCTATGCCGAATGAGCCAACAGCAGGTTGGACTGATGGCGCTTGGATTAAGCCGGCAGAACAGCCGTGATTCTGATGTTTCAGCATCTGATAAAGATTCTGCTGGACCAGACGATGATAGTCACCTGAAACGGCAAAGTTCAAATCAGACTGAGCATTTCTTGAACAAGATATTGGCAATTTTGGGGCCTTGCGTTCGCCTATCACCACTAACCTTCAAACTCTTCGAACGGGTACATCTGGTGTTTTACCGATCCACAGAGTGGACGGAGAAATCCTTAACAACCATAATATTGGCTAAAATTGCGAGACGAAATTTCCCCGTGTACATCGTTTGCAGGACTTCGACAATATTTGCGTCGCGTTTACACCTCTTGGAGTTTGAAGCAGCTATTCGCTTGGAGGCAGATGTGGACAATATTCTTGAGTCCAGTGGAGTTCCAAGCGAAGAGGAACTACAAAGTATCATGAATACCTTTGAAATGGTCTATCCTCGATGGAAGCAGTACGTTAACGAGGAAGGAGAAAAGGAACGCATGGTGTATGAGATGGGCGAGGGTGCATACTTGAGGCGATTCAATCCTGCACATTCGTACACGAGGATAATGGTCAAAGCAATGTGGGTATTAGCGAGACGGAAGGAGTATGCTCGTGAACATGGACTCCTTGAGGAACTGCTGGACCAGAAGCTATTCCATTTAGCCCGGCGTGGCTCGTGGTACCAGCGTAAGGCGTTGCTAGAGGAGCACTACATGCCCACCGTGGATGATGGCCGAGTGACGGGGGATTTGGAACAGCGGAAGAAGCAGTGGAAGCGAATAGCTGCTACAACCTGTGAATCAGGGTTGCAGGACCCAAATTGCCACCTTATTCATCATTATGATCTCCAGAAGCGTCTAATCAAGCTGGAAAAGAAGTTACGAATTCCACGACGACTACAACACGACTTTGGGCATGTGCGGCTGGCAGAACCGCTCGAGATAAACGTTGAAGGAATACAGCTGAAAAGAGAGGTAACACCCAAACCTGGCGCTCAACAAGTTTCAACAAAGACGATTTGGCTGGACGAATTGGATACTGGAGGCGAGTGCAGCGTCGAAGAGATGTGCTTGAGCTACTTCCGCTCTGAAGGCTGGAAAGGATATCATGCAGAAGGCGGCGCCATACGGACCATCTTTGCATATCTCTTTTACGATATACTATTTCTCTACATACCCAATGTCTTTCAGACGGAATACCAAACATGTCCACTGGACCTACACACAGACGCATTCTTCCCGGCCAGGGCATCTGAAATTAACCACCGACTGGTTGAAATTGCCAACGGTGATGGCGAACGACTCCTGCGCCAAGTATGGCAGAGAGAACACGAGCGGAGGACCAGCGTGGTCGGACTAAACTGGGACTTTGACGTGGAAGACATGGCAGAACTAGTACGGTGCTTCGAAGGCAGTGCTCTAGCAGCGATATGCAAAGTCATGGCACAGGAATACAAACACCGAGGAGGTGGCGTCCCGGATCTTATTCTCTGGCGGGTGTGTGACAAGTCAGTTGAGGGAGGCCCAGGCGCACCGGGAGCACCACCGGGAGCACCACCGGGAGCACCGAGAGGCGAAGTCATGTTTGCAGAGGTCAAGAGCGCAAACGACCGGTTGAGCGATACGCAGCGGCTTTGGATCCATGTCCTGACTGGCGCCGGTGTCACGGTGGCTTTGTGTAATGCCATTGCCAGGGAGGTGAGAGATGTGGGTTGA
- a CDS encoding U2 snRNP auxilliary factor, large subunit, splicing factor (similar to Coccidioides immitis RS XP_001245233.1), whose protein sequence is MNGDSYSSRGGLSPFSRLQSTLMKAWLTICDDNAEGRSGRDYTSARGERDDRRDRHRDRDRERDRDRDRHRDRRRSRSPDHRGGHRRGDGGDVDAYSSSRNHRDREREDRYSGRDRRGEREWDRDRGSSRRDARRDDDERPNRRDRDGFDDRRRGGRGADRRDDGGFARQESRRSATPPKPREPTPDLTDIIPVLERKRRMTQWDIKPPGYEVVTAEQAKLSGMFPLPGAPRQQPMDPSKLQAFMKEPNGGVSSAGLKASNSRQAKRLILSNIPAGNDEESILSFFNLQLNGLNVIESSDPCSLCQFSTDRSFAVLEFRNAGDATVALALDGISMEPDDAPNGAGGEQRGLSIRRPKDYVMPAIPEEMAYDPSVVSNVVPDTVHKLSITNIPSFLTEEQIIELLAAFGKPKAFVLVKDRSTEESRGIAFAEYIDPASANEPALSALNGMDVGGKKLKVAKASIGPTQVANFDVGITAISGLASQTSNDAEKGRVLQLLNMVTPEELMDTEEYEEICEDVREECSKFGNILELKIPRPVGGSRQSAGVGKIFVKFDTPDSCHKALTALAGRKFADRTVVTTYFPEENFDVGAW, encoded by the exons ATGAACGGCGACAGTTATTCGTCCCGTGGTGGTTTGTCTCCCTTCTCACGTTTGCAGTCTACTCTAATGAAAGCCTGGCTAACGATTTGTGATGACAATGCAGAGGGCCGAAGCGGTCGAGATTATACT TCTGCTAGGGGCGAACGAGATGACCGCCGCGACCGCCATAGGGACCGGGATCGTGAGCGAGACCGCGACAGGGACCGTCACCGTGATCGCAGAAGATCAAGATCACCAGACCACCGCGGTGGCCATCGTCGTGGAGATGGAGGTGATGTAGACGCTTATTCGTCTAGCCGCAATCATCGCGATAGAGAGCGGGAGGACAGATACTCGGGACGCGACCGACGTGGAGAGCGTGAATGGGATCGTGACCGAGGATCCTCACGCAGAGATGCCCGTcgcgacgacgacgagagaCCCAACAGACGAGACCGAGATGGTTTTGACGATCGTCGCCGCGGTGGCCGTGGTGCAGACCGACGTGACGACGGTGGCTTTGCCAGGCAAGAAAGCCGTAGAAGCGCGACGCCCCCGAAGCCACGAGAACCAACTCCAGATTTGACAGATATTATACCGGTGCTGGAACGCAAGAGAAGGATGACTCAATGGGATATTAAGCCCCCTGGCTACGAGGTGGTCACTGCCGAGCAGGCAAAGCTTTCCGGCATGTTCCCATTGCCTGGAGCCCCGCGACAGCAGCCCATGGACCCGAGCAAGCTGCAAGCCTTTATGAAAGAACCAAACGGAGGTGTCTCAAGCGCTGGCCTGAAAGCAAGCAATTCCCGTCAAGCAAAGCGGCTCATTCTCTCCAACATTCCTGCAGGAAACGATGAAGAGAGCATTCtatccttcttcaacctccaGCTCAATGGCCTAAATGTCATTGAGAGCTCAGACCCGTGTAGTCTATGCCAGTTCTCCACTGATCGATCTTTCGCCGTTTTGGAATTCAGGAATGCAGGTGATGCTACAGTAGCTCTTGCCTTGGACGGCATATCTATGGAGCCGGATGATGCTCCGAATGGAGCTGGCGGTGAGCAACGGGGTTTATCAATTCGACGGCCCAAGGACTATGTTATGCCGGCTATTCCAGAGGAAATGGCATACGACCCCAGTGTCGTATCAAATGTTGTCCCCGACACGGTGCACAAGTTATCTATCACCAACATACCGTCTTTCCTTACCGAGGAACAAATTATTGAGCTCCTTGCCGCATTCGGAAAACCCAAGGCGTTTGTTCTTGTCAAAGACCGAAGCACTGAGGAATCAAGG GGAATTGCTTTCGCGGAGTATATCGACCCTGCTTCTGCTAATGAGCCTGCGCTGAGTGCTTTAAACGGCATGGACGTTGGTGGTAAAAAGTTGAAGGTCGCAAAAGCTAGCATTGGCCCTACGCAAGTGGCCAATTTCGACGTTGGCATCACAGCCATTAGCGGTCTCGCATCTCAGACATCCAACGATGCAGAGAAAGGACGCGTCCTGCAGCTCCTCAACATGGTTACTCCCGAGGAGCTTATGGATACTGAGGAATACGAAG AAATCTGCGAAGATGTTCGGGAAGAAtgctccaagtttggcaacaTCCTGGAACTCAAGATTCCCCGCCCGGTTGGCGGTAGTAGGCAGTCTGCGGGAGTCGGCAAGATTTTCGTCAAATTCGATACCCCAGACTCTTGCCACAAGGCATTGACGGCACTGGCGGGCAGAAAGTTTGCGGACCGAACCGTTGTTACTACATATTTTCCCGAA GAAAACTTCGATGTGGGTGCCTGGTAA
- a CDS encoding ribosomal protein S13, S15 family (similar to Metarhizium robertsii ARSEF 23 XP_007820534.2), translating to MGRLHSKGKGISASALPYSRAAPAWLKTTPEQVVEQICKLARKGATPSQIGVILRDSHGVAQVKIVTGNRILRILKSNGLAPELPEDLYMLIKKAVAVRKHLERNRKDKDSKFRLILIESRIHRLARYYKTVGVLPPTWKYESATASTIVA from the exons ATGGGTAGACTTCACAGCAAGGGAAAGGGCATTTCCGCCTCCGCGCTCCCATACTCTCGCGCCGCACCTGCGTGGTTGAAGACCACCCCCGAGCAGGTCGTTGAGCAGATCTGCAAGCTCGCCAGAAAGGGTGCTACCCCTTCGCAGATTGGTGTCATTCTGCGTGACTCCCACGGCGTTGCCCAGGTCAAGATTGTCACCG GTAACCGAATTCTGCGAATCCTGAAGTCTAACG GCCTTGCCCCCGAGCTTCCTGAGGACCTGTACATGTTGATCAAGAAG GCCGTCGCCGTCCGCAAGCACCTCGAGCGCAAccgcaaggacaaggactCCAAGTTCCGCCTTATTCTCATCGAGTCCCGAATTCACCGTCTGGCTCGTTACTACAAGACCGTCGGTGTCCTGCCTCCTACCTGGAAGTACGAGTCTGCCACTGCCTCCACCATTGTCGCATAA
- a CDS encoding N-glycosylase/DNA lyase (similar to Verticillium alfalfae VaMs.102 XP_003005118.1): MSAKRVSEWRKLPVSLSELCIDTTLRCGQSFRWRKVSDEWTCTLHGRILSLKQDPAYLHYKVTWPDVREALPTPPSSGALDQLKQDDTEELLRRYFSLTLDLGALYEQWSSADPNFQKKAPEFKGVRILSQDAWEALICFICSSNNNISRISQMVHKLCNHYGPLIGDIDGEAMHDFPTPEALTGKNVESHLRELGFGYRAKYIADTARVVALEKPTFWLESLRNPRHLGPKVSSTASAGNSTYKEAHEELLALTGVGPKVADCVCLMGLGWGESVPVDTHVWQIAQRDYKFGKSKSKTFNKAMYDAVGNHFRSIWGDYAGWAHSVLFTADLREFSDRKVQVDDQVRVKAEVEEEDITLSRSRKRRPVVEVKVKIEAKSEDAGDSRTVATTTTYKRRRTRGSS, encoded by the exons ATGTCTGCTAAACGGGTGTCAGAATGGCGAAAGTTACCTGTGAGCCTTTCAGAGCTTTGCATTGATACGACCCTGAGGTGTGGTCAGTCATTTCGATGGCGCAAAGTGAGTGATGAGTG GACATGCACTCTTCATGGTCGAATATTGTCCTTGAAACAAGACCCGGCCTATCTCCATTACAAAGTCACCTGGCCTGATGTTCGTGAGGCTCTGCCAACGCCTCCGTCTTCTGGCGCCCTGGACCAACTCAAACAAGACGACACTGAAGAACTGCTTCGTCGCTATTTTAGTTTAACCCTAGATTTGGGCGCACTCTACGAACAATGGTCATCAGCAGACCCCAACTTCCAGAAGAAGGCCCCAGAATTCAAGGGCGTCCGGATCCTAAGTCAAGACGCATGGGAAGCTCTGATATGCTTCATATGCAGCAGCAATAACAACATAAGCCGGATTTCCCAAATG GTTCACAAATTATGCAATCACTATGGACCACTCATTGGCGACATTGACGGAGAAGCAATGCACGACTTCCCAACTCCCGAAGCCCTTACTGGCAAAAATGTCGAATCTCATCTACGAGAGCTGGGCTTCGGGTATCGCGCCAAATATATCGCCGATACCGCTCGCGTAGTTGCCCTGGAAAAGCCAACTTTCTGGCTAGAATCTCTACGAAACCCCCGACACCTGGGGCCCAAAGTGTCATCGACCGCAAGCGCTGGCAACTCAACATACAAAGAGGCACACGAAGAATTACTGGCATTGACCGGAGTCGGACCAAAAGTGGCAGACTGCGTGTGTCTCATGGGATTAGGCTGGGGTGAATCAGTTCCGGTCGATACACACGTGTGGCAAATTGCGCAAAGAGACTATAAATTTGGcaaatcaaagtcaaagacatTTAACAAGGCAATGTATGACGCGGTAGGCAACCACTTTCGGAGCATATGGGGCGATTATGCAGGGTGGGCACATTCGGTGTTGTTTACGGCTGATCTTAGAGAATTTTCGGATCGCAAAGTCCAAGTGGATGACCAAGTCAGAGTGAAAGCTgaggtggaggaagaagacatcACACTAAGCAGATCCAGAAAGAGGAGACCGGTGGTCGAAGTAAAAGTAAAGATAGAGGCAAAGAGTGAAGATGCGGGAGATTCCAGGACCGTGGCGACCACAACAACGTATAAGCGTAGAAGGACTAGGGGCAGTTCGTAG